A window of the Desulforapulum autotrophicum HRM2 genome harbors these coding sequences:
- a CDS encoding tyrosine-type recombinase/integrase, producing the protein MAKIAKRRDRYVLDFYDLEGKRKWITMPKGTTLKAAKEELRKVEDDLATGNYISPKKTPTFDQVAQEWLDHKKMNIRASTWAVYEGHTKNHFPEFKNLKIHQITIQRVEKFITDRQAAGMNLSTLRKILVSLRQIFNLAVKRGYCPRNPLDYADMPKSQGEETDGADKIQILTHDQITAFLEVVTEQKYHVLFSLAIFSGARQGELLGLKWSDILWGDSQIHIQRSFNNQRFYDTKTKGSNRKIDIGPVMLKKLKKWRLACPPGGLDLVFPTAKGNPMNHNNMVNRYFLPGLKAAKLERIRFHDMRHTYASLLIDQGENIKYIQAQLGHSNPTVTLNVYAHLMKGTNREAACRLEDAVLK; encoded by the coding sequence ATGGCGAAAATAGCAAAAAGGCGTGACAGGTACGTGCTTGATTTTTACGACCTGGAGGGCAAGAGAAAATGGATCACCATGCCCAAGGGAACAACCCTTAAAGCCGCCAAGGAAGAACTCCGAAAGGTAGAGGATGACCTTGCCACAGGTAATTATATTTCCCCCAAAAAGACACCGACCTTTGACCAGGTGGCGCAAGAATGGCTTGATCATAAAAAAATGAACATCCGTGCATCCACCTGGGCCGTTTACGAGGGCCATACAAAAAATCATTTTCCTGAGTTCAAGAATTTAAAAATCCACCAGATCACAATTCAACGGGTGGAAAAATTTATCACCGACCGACAGGCGGCCGGGATGAACCTATCGACCCTGAGGAAAATTCTTGTTTCATTGCGGCAAATATTCAACCTTGCGGTGAAAAGGGGCTATTGCCCCAGGAACCCCCTGGACTATGCAGACATGCCAAAAAGCCAGGGAGAGGAAACAGACGGGGCCGACAAGATACAGATTCTTACCCATGACCAGATAACCGCTTTCCTGGAGGTGGTCACAGAACAGAAATACCATGTACTGTTTTCATTGGCTATTTTCAGTGGCGCCAGGCAGGGGGAACTTTTGGGGCTCAAGTGGTCAGATATATTATGGGGGGACAGTCAGATCCACATACAGCGCAGTTTTAACAACCAGCGGTTTTATGATACCAAAACAAAGGGCTCAAACCGCAAGATAGATATCGGGCCGGTCATGCTCAAGAAATTAAAAAAATGGCGGCTTGCTTGTCCCCCTGGGGGGCTCGATTTGGTATTCCCCACGGCGAAGGGCAACCCGATGAATCATAACAACATGGTTAACAGATATTTTTTGCCAGGGCTCAAGGCGGCCAAGCTGGAGAGGATCCGCTTTCACGATATGCGGCACACATATGCCAGCTTATTAATTGACCAGGGGGAAAATATCAAATATATTCAAGCACAGTTGGGCCACAGCAACCCGACAGTGACACTGAATGTTTATGCTCATTTGATGAAGGGAACAAACCGGGAGGCAGCTTGCAGGTTAGAGGATGCGGTTTTAAAATAG
- the rimO gene encoding 30S ribosomal protein S12 methylthiotransferase RimO: MMIFLESLGCCRNQVDSEVMLGRLASAGHGIVHDPSQADVIIVNTCGFISAASAEAVDTILDMAVYKRDGRCKRLVVTGCLPERFKHDDLGGELPEVDVFLGTGACDEIVRVVESTGSMVLVPDVLARQMQGHPLPRCLTLDYLAHVKISEGCDRHCTYCIIPRLRGIQRSRGVDAVVTESELLVKNGVKEIVLVGENTSDYGVDLDGEVNLAGLLTTLSQRIKALDPDVWIRLLYTHPSSLDFDVIRVIAGLDNVCTYFDVPIQHASSRILRRMGRNYTREDLDRLIAFIRKTAPDAALRTTLITGFPGETEADFNELLAFVKEIRFDQLGVFAYSDSDDLASHGLKDHVDEETGEARRDAIMAAQAEISESLNEAYLGKTFTVLVEENPDEGIFLGRTNFQAPEVDGITFIYGENIDIGTFVRVKITETHAYDLVGELV, translated from the coding sequence ATGATGATTTTTCTCGAAAGCCTGGGGTGCTGCCGCAACCAGGTGGACAGCGAAGTAATGCTCGGCCGCCTTGCGTCAGCGGGCCATGGCATCGTCCATGACCCGTCCCAGGCAGACGTGATCATCGTCAATACCTGCGGGTTCATATCAGCAGCCTCGGCAGAGGCTGTTGATACGATCCTGGACATGGCTGTGTACAAACGCGATGGCAGGTGCAAACGGCTGGTGGTGACCGGCTGTCTGCCCGAACGATTTAAGCATGACGACCTCGGTGGCGAGCTTCCAGAGGTCGATGTGTTTCTGGGAACAGGGGCCTGTGATGAAATTGTCCGGGTGGTTGAATCCACCGGGTCCATGGTGCTGGTTCCAGACGTTCTGGCTCGGCAGATGCAGGGTCACCCCCTTCCCAGGTGTCTCACCCTTGATTACCTTGCCCATGTGAAAATTTCAGAAGGGTGCGACCGCCACTGTACCTATTGCATCATCCCCAGACTCAGGGGCATCCAGAGAAGCCGTGGGGTGGATGCCGTGGTAACCGAGAGCGAACTTCTTGTTAAAAACGGGGTAAAGGAGATCGTTCTTGTGGGAGAAAACACCTCTGATTATGGGGTGGACCTTGACGGGGAAGTTAACCTGGCAGGCCTTTTAACCACCCTTTCCCAGCGAATTAAGGCCCTGGACCCGGATGTCTGGATCCGGCTTCTCTATACCCACCCCTCATCCCTTGACTTTGATGTTATCAGGGTTATTGCAGGGCTTGACAATGTGTGTACCTATTTTGACGTGCCCATCCAGCATGCGAGCTCCAGAATATTGCGTCGCATGGGTAGAAATTACACAAGGGAGGATCTTGACCGGCTGATTGCCTTTATCCGCAAAACAGCGCCGGATGCAGCGCTCAGGACCACTCTTATAACGGGATTTCCCGGTGAAACAGAGGCGGACTTCAACGAATTGCTTGCCTTTGTCAAAGAAATCCGGTTTGATCAGCTTGGTGTGTTTGCCTATTCAGATTCTGACGATCTTGCATCCCACGGTCTGAAAGACCATGTGGATGAGGAAACCGGAGAAGCCCGCCGGGATGCGATCATGGCGGCCCAGGCTGAAATTTCCGAATCCCTGAATGAAGCGTACCTTGGTAAAACCTTTACCGTTCTTGTGGAAGAGAACCCGGACGAGGGAATTTTTCTGGGACGGACGAACTTCCAGGCGCCTGAAGTCGACGGCATCACCTTTATTTACGGTGAAAACATTGACATTGGCACCTTTGTAAGGGTAAAAATCACTGAAACCCATGCCTATGACCTTGTTGGAGAGCTTGTATGA
- a CDS encoding phage major capsid protein — MNLEEMKAALAKKAQRLKDLVGQDRLSDKEKTEKRTLLSECQDLKTDIEQGAEERQLLDDLDKSYVTPPAGGQLGGQFSTRDHTRPTEDRSYRGMFAVGEPLSRDSWKDPDEFLNVLLSGRHDERLKRTRSEKRSMIEGVSEDGGFSVPTEFAAKWLDSSLPAEIVRTRAQVWPMKSSERVVPGWSGKDHSGGTLFGGFKMQWLGEAQTGTRQTGKMEVLTLKARKGAIFAQISNELKDDGMSFAQQLEFALKTSVGFGLDSNFINGDGVAKPAGVLTTANPALITVAKETSQTEGTIVYRNLSKMYARLAPGSYKNAVWLCNQDCMQSLLEIYVPIGETYGTHAPLLNESNGTFSIFGIPVIFTEHCASLGAQGDINLVDFTQYAVGLRKDLSLDISNAPGWTEDMTDYRLIVRVDGMSTWSAPVTPLNGTVTLSPFITLGARDE; from the coding sequence ATGAACTTAGAAGAAATGAAAGCGGCCCTTGCAAAAAAAGCACAGAGACTAAAGGACCTTGTTGGACAGGATCGTCTTTCGGACAAAGAAAAGACCGAAAAGCGCACCCTCCTGAGCGAGTGCCAGGACCTTAAAACCGATATCGAGCAAGGGGCCGAGGAACGGCAGCTCCTTGATGACCTTGACAAATCCTATGTAACCCCACCGGCTGGCGGTCAGCTCGGCGGCCAGTTTTCCACAAGGGACCACACCAGGCCCACAGAAGATCGTTCCTATCGTGGCATGTTTGCCGTAGGTGAGCCCCTTTCCCGTGATAGCTGGAAAGACCCGGACGAATTTCTTAATGTCCTACTTTCTGGACGGCATGACGAGCGCCTGAAACGCACCCGGAGTGAAAAGAGATCCATGATCGAGGGCGTTTCTGAGGATGGCGGTTTTTCAGTCCCCACAGAGTTTGCGGCCAAGTGGCTTGACTCTTCCCTTCCTGCTGAAATTGTACGAACCAGGGCGCAGGTTTGGCCAATGAAAAGCTCTGAACGTGTTGTTCCTGGTTGGTCCGGCAAGGATCACAGCGGCGGCACCCTGTTCGGCGGTTTTAAAATGCAGTGGTTAGGTGAGGCCCAGACCGGGACCCGGCAGACCGGCAAAATGGAAGTCTTGACCCTAAAGGCCCGTAAGGGTGCCATTTTTGCCCAGATCAGCAACGAGCTGAAAGATGACGGCATGTCTTTTGCCCAACAGCTTGAATTTGCCCTTAAAACGTCCGTTGGGTTTGGTCTGGACTCAAATTTTATAAACGGCGATGGCGTGGCAAAACCAGCCGGGGTTCTGACGACTGCGAACCCGGCCTTGATCACCGTTGCAAAAGAAACCAGCCAGACAGAGGGAACCATTGTTTACCGGAATTTGTCAAAGATGTATGCCCGGCTTGCCCCTGGATCATACAAGAATGCAGTCTGGTTATGCAATCAAGATTGTATGCAGTCATTGCTTGAAATTTATGTACCCATTGGTGAAACATACGGGACACATGCCCCCCTGCTGAACGAGTCCAACGGCACGTTCTCCATTTTTGGAATCCCCGTGATTTTCACAGAACATTGCGCCAGCCTGGGAGCCCAGGGAGATATTAACCTGGTTGACTTCACCCAGTATGCCGTAGGACTGCGGAAAGACCTTTCCCTTGATATCAGCAATGCGCCAGGCTGGACCGAGGACATGACCGACTACCGCCTGATTGTCCGGGTGGACGGTATGAGCACATGGTCTGCCCCTGTAACACCCCTGAACGGAACTGTGACCCTGAGCCCATTTATCACCCTGGGCGCAAGGGACGAATAA
- a CDS encoding polyprenyl synthetase family protein, producing the protein MKDALKQRILASVSEDLTAIEGALATNLRPNLDLVRQIAGHLLFSGGKRLRPLLFLLSSRLCNYGGDLALDVSTLFEYLHAATLLHDDVVDEAEMRRGRKTAHSTWGAAQVVLTGDFLLARSLCLAARTGRPEIINVISGITEEMSQGEIDQLDKKGKLNLSEAEYMAIIKGKTAVLIQGACRSGAILSRAPADREQALADYGYHLGMAFQMADDLLDYTADAATLGKNPGADLREGKLTLPLILALERADGPDRSWMESVISTQGFNDDDFYKLVEKLHLYKGIDDTQSRAEHHVDQAKKCLEPFDDCGAKDTMIMLSDYAIARKA; encoded by the coding sequence ATGAAAGATGCGCTCAAGCAGCGAATCCTGGCGTCGGTCAGCGAGGATCTGACTGCCATTGAAGGGGCCCTGGCGACAAATTTAAGGCCCAACCTCGACCTTGTCAGACAGATTGCAGGCCATCTGCTGTTCAGCGGCGGAAAAAGGCTTCGACCCCTGTTGTTTTTATTGAGTTCAAGGCTGTGCAACTATGGTGGGGATCTTGCCCTGGATGTATCCACCCTTTTTGAATATCTCCATGCCGCCACTTTACTCCATGACGATGTGGTGGATGAAGCAGAGATGCGACGGGGCAGAAAGACCGCCCACTCAACCTGGGGCGCTGCCCAAGTGGTGCTGACCGGTGATTTCCTCCTGGCCCGGTCCCTTTGCCTTGCCGCTCGAACCGGGCGTCCTGAAATTATCAATGTCATTTCCGGCATCACTGAAGAGATGTCCCAGGGTGAGATCGATCAGCTCGATAAAAAAGGGAAATTGAACCTCAGCGAGGCCGAATATATGGCCATCATCAAGGGTAAAACCGCCGTACTGATCCAGGGGGCGTGCAGGAGCGGTGCTATCCTTTCCAGGGCGCCAGCAGACAGGGAACAGGCCCTTGCAGACTATGGTTACCATCTGGGCATGGCCTTTCAAATGGCGGACGATCTGCTGGACTATACGGCAGATGCCGCAACCCTTGGGAAAAACCCCGGAGCAGACCTGAGGGAGGGAAAACTGACCCTGCCCCTGATTCTTGCCCTGGAGCGGGCCGATGGGCCGGATCGATCCTGGATGGAAAGTGTGATTTCAACCCAGGGATTCAACGATGACGACTTCTACAAGCTGGTGGAAAAACTTCATCTTTACAAGGGGATAGACGATACGCAGTCAAGGGCTGAACACCATGTTGACCAGGCAAAAAAATGCCTTGAACCCTTTGACGATTGTGGGGCAAAAGATACCATGATCATGCTTTCAGATTACGCCATTGCAAGAAAGGCTTAG
- a CDS encoding AAA family ATPase, whose product MFDFSESKLQKPDQGQDYTSPAAPAAPQPWGAANGSKVDQLKAALPGITTLKPGDSDEDAEKSLISACLIDDKAFAECADLSPKSFYSSPHQKIYRAMVALFHKNEPIDLTTVASWLKTSGELDAIGGAAYLVEIADSAPMAMNAGAYARIISDCATRREILSRAQRLVDAASKGVDIDALTEHVEGIRKNCLRDALNFPPQGPGSTSFKKNVIACPPSREFILTCNGVGFLPKKTVGVITATGGTGKTFFLFSLGATLAAGGSLGPIKAPRPTKTLIICGEDDQDEINRRMWNITGGNFPELLYGASTVGEVGPLMELDGNRPRRAPGFKWLEETIRLYDGLEVLIIDPKSRFYGLDENNNDHATQWIQCLEYLSKEYNLNILFAHHTSKQDGGKISQNMSRGASAIVDGCRWQAGMVRMDQETADRYGIDNPRGYVALDVPKSNYAADMNGQIYFKRGNSGVLEYVDFKQGRLELLGGTLFDLLVDDPKRYTYSELVATPAGKDICQDIKTNHSNFARSKDMEPVIKWLMDEGLLRKEFTNPGRNAKEVLVPVTGERS is encoded by the coding sequence ATGTTTGATTTTAGCGAATCAAAATTGCAAAAACCGGACCAGGGCCAGGACTATACGTCACCGGCAGCACCGGCAGCCCCACAGCCATGGGGAGCAGCGAACGGGAGCAAGGTTGACCAGCTCAAGGCGGCATTGCCTGGGATCACAACCTTGAAACCTGGAGACAGCGACGAGGATGCCGAAAAGTCATTGATCAGTGCTTGTCTGATTGACGATAAGGCCTTTGCTGAATGCGCCGACCTATCCCCAAAATCTTTTTATTCAAGTCCCCATCAAAAGATTTATCGGGCCATGGTCGCTTTATTCCATAAGAATGAGCCTATTGACTTAACAACTGTTGCCTCATGGCTTAAAACATCCGGGGAACTGGATGCCATTGGTGGGGCAGCGTATCTCGTTGAAATTGCCGACTCCGCACCGATGGCCATGAATGCCGGCGCATATGCCAGGATTATTTCTGATTGTGCCACAAGACGGGAGATCCTTTCACGAGCGCAACGTCTTGTAGATGCAGCGTCAAAGGGTGTGGATATCGACGCTTTGACAGAGCACGTTGAGGGAATACGGAAAAACTGTTTACGGGATGCTCTAAACTTCCCACCACAGGGGCCCGGATCAACATCATTCAAAAAGAATGTCATTGCTTGCCCACCAAGCAGGGAATTTATTTTAACCTGTAATGGGGTTGGATTTTTACCAAAGAAAACTGTTGGGGTAATCACTGCCACCGGCGGGACTGGTAAAACCTTCTTTTTATTTTCCCTGGGGGCCACATTAGCCGCAGGGGGGAGTCTCGGGCCGATTAAAGCCCCAAGGCCGACCAAAACGTTGATCATCTGCGGCGAAGATGACCAGGACGAGATAAACCGGCGCATGTGGAATATCACCGGGGGTAATTTCCCTGAGCTTCTTTATGGTGCGTCAACAGTTGGTGAGGTCGGGCCATTGATGGAGCTTGACGGAAACCGCCCCAGGAGAGCACCAGGCTTTAAATGGCTGGAAGAAACAATCCGCTTATATGATGGGCTGGAAGTCTTGATCATTGACCCCAAAAGCCGTTTTTATGGACTCGATGAAAATAATAATGACCATGCGACTCAATGGATTCAATGCCTGGAATACCTTTCCAAGGAATACAATCTTAATATTCTATTTGCACACCATACATCCAAACAGGATGGAGGCAAAATATCCCAAAATATGAGCAGAGGGGCGTCGGCCATTGTCGATGGTTGCCGGTGGCAAGCAGGTATGGTGCGGATGGACCAGGAGACGGCTGACAGGTACGGAATTGACAACCCCAGGGGTTATGTGGCGCTTGATGTTCCCAAGTCAAATTATGCGGCAGACATGAACGGGCAAATCTATTTTAAGCGTGGCAATTCTGGGGTGCTTGAATACGTCGATTTTAAACAAGGGAGACTTGAGCTCCTGGGGGGAACCCTGTTCGATCTGCTTGTTGATGACCCCAAAAGATATACCTATTCAGAGTTGGTTGCGACACCGGCTGGAAAAGATATTTGCCAGGATATAAAAACAAACCATTCCAATTTTGCAAGATCCAAAGACATGGAGCCGGTTATCAAGTGGCTGATGGACGAGGGACTTTTAAGGAAGGAATTTACCAATCCGGGCAGGAATGCCAAGGAGGTTTTGGTTCCGGTTACGGGTGAAAGGTCTTGA
- the htpG gene encoding molecular chaperone HtpG: MGTKKETCEFKTEVQQLLHLIINSLYSNKEIFIRELVSNASDAIDKARFKEQTEPELFEGSNDFKIRIATDPEKRTFEISDNGIGMTFDEVNENIGTIARSGTAAFVEALEKSKDANVLSPELIGQFGVGFYSAFIAADKITLVTKAAGADKGVRWESDGKGSYTIEETEKKDRGTTITLELKKVEEGDQDFTEEYTIRHIIKKHSDFVTYPVVMNVEKSEPIPEEAIVKDADGKPIGETYRKVRADETLNSMKAIWTKSQEDVTPEEYEEFYRHISHNWDKPMEILHKRFEGITEYDALLFIPSKAPFDMFRPERKNGMQLYCKRIFIMDDCKELLPEYLGFVQGVVDAPDLNLNVSREILQEDRLVRNIKKNLVKKIFALLEEMDKEKYEAFFDEFGQALKAGLPTDFANKERIASLLRYKTTKSDGKYVSLDQYIENMKDDQKEIYYITGENMKSLLNSPLLESLKAKDYEVLLMVDPVDEWVTQSLPEYKEKKLKSAEKGDLDLDAVDDKKKDEYTPLFDFLKEKLEGKVKDVQISKRLKESVACLSGDDHGMSAYMEKILKASGQEAPEQKRSLELNVGHPVMEKIKGVFETDTTNPVLKDYADLLFDLAVISEGGKIENPSRFSKLMGEMMTKAL, encoded by the coding sequence ATGGGTACAAAAAAAGAGACGTGTGAATTTAAAACCGAAGTGCAGCAGCTGTTGCACCTTATCATTAATTCCCTTTATTCCAACAAGGAAATTTTTATCCGGGAGCTCGTGTCAAACGCTTCGGACGCAATCGACAAGGCAAGGTTCAAGGAGCAGACAGAGCCGGAACTGTTCGAGGGGAGTAATGATTTCAAGATCAGGATTGCCACGGACCCGGAAAAGCGGACATTTGAAATTTCAGACAACGGCATCGGCATGACCTTTGACGAGGTCAACGAGAACATCGGTACCATCGCCAGGAGCGGCACCGCAGCCTTTGTCGAGGCATTGGAAAAATCAAAGGATGCGAATGTCCTCTCTCCTGAATTGATCGGACAGTTTGGTGTCGGTTTTTATTCAGCATTCATTGCCGCAGACAAGATCACCCTTGTGACAAAGGCCGCAGGGGCCGACAAGGGCGTGCGCTGGGAATCAGACGGCAAGGGTTCATACACCATTGAAGAGACGGAAAAAAAGGACCGGGGAACCACAATCACCCTTGAACTCAAGAAGGTTGAAGAGGGAGACCAGGACTTCACCGAAGAGTACACCATCCGCCATATCATTAAAAAGCACTCTGATTTTGTTACCTACCCCGTTGTGATGAACGTGGAAAAGAGCGAGCCCATCCCCGAGGAGGCCATTGTCAAGGATGCCGACGGCAAGCCCATTGGAGAGACCTATCGAAAGGTGAGGGCCGATGAAACCCTGAACTCCATGAAGGCAATCTGGACCAAGAGCCAGGAGGATGTAACCCCGGAAGAGTATGAGGAGTTTTACAGGCACATCAGCCACAACTGGGATAAACCCATGGAGATCCTTCACAAGCGGTTTGAAGGTATCACCGAGTACGATGCACTCCTGTTTATTCCGTCCAAGGCCCCCTTTGACATGTTCAGGCCCGAACGGAAAAACGGCATGCAGCTCTACTGCAAGCGCATCTTTATCATGGACGACTGTAAGGAACTGCTTCCCGAATATCTGGGATTTGTCCAGGGCGTTGTGGATGCCCCCGATCTTAACTTGAACGTCAGCCGGGAGATCCTCCAGGAGGACCGCCTGGTTCGCAACATCAAAAAGAACCTGGTCAAGAAAATTTTTGCCCTGCTCGAAGAGATGGACAAGGAGAAGTACGAGGCGTTTTTTGATGAATTCGGCCAGGCCCTGAAAGCGGGCCTTCCCACGGATTTTGCCAACAAAGAGCGGATCGCTTCGCTTTTAAGGTACAAGACCACCAAATCCGACGGCAAGTATGTCTCCCTTGACCAGTACATTGAAAACATGAAAGACGATCAAAAGGAGATCTACTACATCACGGGCGAGAATATGAAGTCGCTTCTTAACTCCCCGTTGCTCGAGTCCCTAAAGGCAAAGGATTATGAGGTTCTTCTCATGGTGGATCCCGTGGATGAGTGGGTTACCCAGAGCCTTCCCGAGTACAAGGAGAAAAAACTCAAGAGTGCTGAAAAGGGAGACCTTGACCTTGACGCCGTGGATGACAAGAAAAAGGACGAGTACACACCCCTGTTTGACTTTCTCAAGGAAAAACTTGAGGGTAAGGTCAAGGATGTCCAGATTTCAAAGCGCCTCAAGGAGTCCGTTGCCTGCCTTTCCGGTGACGATCATGGCATGAGCGCCTACATGGAGAAGATCCTCAAGGCATCAGGCCAGGAAGCCCCGGAACAGAAACGTTCCCTTGAGCTCAACGTCGGCCATCCGGTCATGGAAAAGATCAAGGGTGTTTTTGAGACAGACACAACCAATCCTGTGCTCAAGGATTATGCAGATCTTCTGTTTGACCTTGCCGTGATCAGCGAGGGGGGCAAGATCGAAAATCCCTCACGCTTTTCAAAGCTCATGGGTGAAATGATGACAAAAGCCCTATGA
- a CDS encoding aspartate:alanine exchanger family transporter translates to MFLLVFIIITGYLLGKITVMTFSFGSSAVIFIALIFGYFGYQLPTDFQTLGLVLFIYSIGIQAGPGFLSSFRANGVALSIGAGVIVVSGFAASLLCSWFFGFNESICAGLFTGALTSTPGLAVAVEMVTGTHVAAAYGLTYTFGVIGVIVFVKVVSRIMQVDVVVEENKIADELRKSHRPMTFRHIEVTNPNLFGKCIKEIFLDKIAPVTITRLLRAGEKEPVLVDGETVLMKGDHLRVVGLEENLSSIMLYIGKKIEGEIEFNSVLKKRRISVTKKEILGKTLGSLNLREIFNVQVSRITRNGMDIPAQANMRVNMGDIFHVVGQDKTLNNVQKYLGNNISELYTVNVISIFTGILAGFVIGQIPLTIPGLGILKLGVTGGVLVAGLVLSALKKTGVVIWFVPSATNSLIRDIGLYLFLAVIGTTAGSTIVSTIKEFGMPLLISGIIVTLFPLIVSSFVCTKILKISFLRMLGVLTGGMTSTPGLAAATTISNTPYASTAYATVYPVALIGMILCTKLIVFLI, encoded by the coding sequence GTGTTCTTATTGGTATTTATCATCATCACCGGATATCTTCTGGGAAAAATCACGGTGATGACATTTTCATTTGGTTCCTCTGCTGTCATTTTCATTGCACTCATATTCGGATATTTCGGTTACCAGCTGCCAACGGATTTTCAGACCCTTGGGCTTGTACTCTTCATCTACTCCATCGGCATTCAGGCAGGTCCCGGTTTTCTCTCTTCGTTCAGGGCCAATGGGGTCGCATTGAGTATTGGTGCTGGGGTGATCGTCGTTTCCGGTTTTGCAGCCTCTCTCCTCTGCTCCTGGTTTTTCGGGTTCAATGAAAGTATCTGTGCCGGTCTTTTTACAGGAGCCCTTACCAGTACGCCGGGGCTTGCTGTGGCTGTGGAAATGGTAACTGGAACCCATGTTGCGGCAGCCTACGGTCTGACATATACCTTTGGTGTCATTGGTGTGATTGTTTTTGTAAAGGTTGTCTCCCGGATCATGCAGGTTGATGTTGTTGTTGAAGAAAATAAAATCGCAGACGAGCTTAGAAAGTCCCATCGTCCCATGACGTTCAGACATATTGAGGTGACCAATCCGAATCTGTTTGGTAAATGCATAAAGGAAATTTTTCTGGATAAGATAGCACCGGTTACCATCACACGGCTTTTGAGGGCCGGAGAAAAAGAGCCTGTGCTGGTCGACGGAGAAACCGTTCTCATGAAAGGGGACCATCTCAGGGTGGTCGGTCTTGAAGAAAATCTGAGCAGCATCATGCTCTATATCGGGAAGAAAATTGAAGGGGAAATAGAGTTTAATTCTGTTTTGAAAAAACGAAGAATCAGTGTTACGAAAAAGGAAATTCTTGGTAAAACATTGGGGTCCTTGAATTTAAGGGAAATCTTTAATGTTCAGGTGTCGAGGATCACAAGAAATGGTATGGATATCCCTGCCCAGGCAAACATGCGGGTTAATATGGGCGATATCTTTCATGTGGTCGGTCAGGATAAAACCTTGAATAACGTCCAGAAGTACCTGGGAAATAATATTTCCGAGCTTTATACGGTCAATGTGATATCCATTTTTACAGGAATTCTTGCCGGGTTTGTCATCGGGCAGATTCCCCTGACCATTCCAGGGCTCGGTATTTTAAAGCTGGGTGTCACCGGGGGCGTTCTTGTCGCTGGCCTGGTGCTAAGTGCCCTTAAAAAGACCGGGGTGGTGATATGGTTTGTGCCGTCGGCCACCAATTCCCTGATCCGGGATATCGGACTGTATCTGTTTCTTGCTGTGATCGGAACCACTGCGGGTTCGACCATTGTCAGCACCATCAAGGAATTCGGTATGCCGCTTTTAATTTCCGGAATTATCGTTACCCTGTTTCCGCTGATTGTTTCAAGTTTTGTCTGTACCAAAATTCTTAAAATTTCATTTTTAAGAATGCTGGGGGTGCTCACCGGGGGCATGACAAGCACGCCCGGGCTTGCTGCAGCAACCACCATAAGCAATACTCCCTATGCCTCTACGGCATATGCCACGGTATACCCTGTTGCCCTCATTGGAATGATTCTCTGTACAAAATTAATTGTTTTTTTGATCTGA
- a CDS encoding helix-turn-helix domain-containing protein: protein MKQITLKIDIPEDFEALFHALLNNQAAPAPQPADDETWTFKDLCKEYKLPKTKGYALTMQTGPGSIPRFKIGRDLRFRKSEVEAWFLEQRVK from the coding sequence ATGAAGCAAATCACATTAAAAATCGACATTCCAGAAGACTTTGAAGCCCTTTTCCATGCTCTTCTAAACAACCAGGCAGCACCAGCCCCACAGCCAGCCGATGACGAAACATGGACATTCAAGGACCTTTGCAAAGAGTATAAACTCCCAAAGACAAAGGGTTATGCCCTTACCATGCAAACGGGGCCGGGATCAATCCCACGTTTCAAAATTGGTAGGGATTTACGTTTCCGCAAATCTGAGGTGGAAGCGTGGTTTTTAGAACAACGGGTGAAATAG